Proteins encoded together in one Streptomyces sp. NA04227 window:
- a CDS encoding BTAD domain-containing putative transcriptional regulator — MRFLVLGSVELQVGGGSRKLSAGKEQTLAASLALESGRPVSVGTLIGRLWPEDPPKQARQALFSHVSRLRGKLRDGDRRDDDTEIISSRQHSYVLDKGKLSVDHDDFKDLVTRARTATAGGDEEQAIELLSRARRLWRDEPLAGLDGTWPDEVRGRLTARYVDAVTAQSAAYLRLGRFTDPIPDLTDLSHRDPCDEQIAAHLMLACYGAGRFPEAMRAFQRVRAALHKGHGASPGAELSRLHQQILRGDRIGGLVGEVVRGHGRGAGAGAAPLSEAGRVPGATIAMDRRAPGPRADHATGHEVGTVEGARTPTRTASVRTGGTAPSALPPYARVIGREAELERVTSRMPEAAGEDALPIVLISGLPGVGKSAFAVHAARALAAGHPDGSLYLNLQAHMGSQSPLTPIEALGSLVRMLRGADDPVPQSQAELASLWRTLLAERRCLVVLDDARDHEQIAPLLPGSPGSTVIVTSRRMLGGVPQALTVQLKALSLQDGITMFRSIVGTERAQDLAAVARIVRLCGLLPLAIEVAAHRLHARPAWNLETLGERLERVPGRLRELHDAERDVSRVFAMSYVTLPPAEQAAFRRLTWHPGPQFALEAAAELLGLPPADAEPLLEGLQVVHLLHETTADHYKYHDLLGEFARSLAQQQDSDADREAAMDRLLLFFLGAAARADRLAYPRVLAPATAPPEPPAHLPFRPTADAARAWFQSTRSVLLDMVDYARHHGRPEAAAQLAGFLAGFLDAEGYGSDARTLATQAVTHWRAVRDSASLCRSLLSLAAAFSQVSQYGAAWSAAEEGLGLARGAGDVVAEGEALRVLGVVRWHEAAYESALDLYRAALRIKLTTNDSVDIARMYNNIGITHKYLGHFNEAIHYVGTAIGRLRVAGEVKLLGRVLSNQAAVYIDVQNKEDARRCLEEAIPLLKETGNPQEVATANANLADVLVHFGEAARSLPVFRESISVFRGLRDQKSQASCVNGLGAALLALGRHGEALNQFGDAAELAAEIGAAHEETVARIGLGRAALALGDGETACSQLHRAILLADRAQDRDEGVRARELLASTYQSMGNMPEAYSTLREALGLIGDESSTERGRIATLLAALGTKASECS, encoded by the coding sequence GTGAGATTTCTGGTGCTGGGGTCCGTCGAACTACAGGTCGGCGGAGGCTCACGGAAACTTAGTGCGGGCAAGGAACAAACACTCGCGGCGAGCCTGGCGCTGGAATCCGGGCGTCCGGTTTCGGTGGGGACCTTGATTGGCCGGCTCTGGCCGGAAGATCCGCCCAAGCAGGCACGGCAGGCGCTGTTCTCCCACGTCTCACGCTTACGCGGCAAATTGCGGGACGGCGACCGGCGCGACGACGACACGGAAATCATCTCGAGCCGACAGCATTCCTATGTTCTGGACAAAGGAAAGCTCTCGGTCGACCACGACGACTTCAAGGACCTCGTCACGCGCGCCCGTACGGCCACCGCCGGTGGTGACGAGGAACAGGCGATCGAACTCCTCTCCCGCGCAAGGCGGTTATGGCGTGATGAACCCCTTGCCGGACTCGACGGCACCTGGCCCGACGAGGTCCGCGGCCGCCTCACCGCCCGCTACGTCGACGCCGTCACGGCACAGTCCGCGGCCTACCTGCGCCTCGGCCGCTTCACCGACCCGATCCCGGATCTGACGGATCTGAGCCACCGCGACCCCTGCGACGAGCAGATCGCCGCCCACCTGATGCTGGCCTGCTACGGCGCGGGCCGCTTCCCCGAGGCCATGCGTGCCTTCCAGCGCGTACGTGCGGCCCTGCACAAGGGGCACGGGGCGTCCCCGGGGGCGGAGCTGTCCCGGCTGCATCAGCAGATTCTTCGGGGGGACCGGATCGGCGGGCTGGTGGGGGAGGTGGTGCGAGGGCACGGGCGGGGTGCCGGTGCGGGAGCGGCGCCCTTGAGCGAGGCGGGTCGGGTTCCGGGTGCGACTATCGCGATGGACCGACGAGCACCGGGTCCCCGTGCGGACCATGCAACTGGCCATGAAGTTGGGACAGTTGAGGGCGCTCGTACCCCGACACGCACTGCCTCCGTGCGTACGGGCGGGACGGCTCCCTCGGCATTGCCGCCGTACGCCCGTGTGATCGGACGCGAGGCGGAGTTGGAGCGGGTGACCTCGCGGATGCCCGAGGCGGCGGGCGAGGACGCTCTTCCCATCGTGCTGATCTCCGGACTCCCCGGGGTGGGGAAATCCGCATTCGCCGTACATGCCGCGCGGGCCCTGGCCGCGGGTCACCCGGACGGCAGCCTCTACCTCAACCTCCAGGCACACATGGGCAGTCAGTCTCCGCTGACGCCCATCGAGGCGCTCGGCAGCCTGGTCCGGATGCTGCGCGGCGCCGACGATCCGGTGCCGCAGTCGCAGGCCGAACTCGCCTCTCTGTGGCGGACATTGCTCGCCGAACGCCGCTGTCTGGTGGTACTGGACGATGCCCGTGACCACGAGCAGATAGCCCCGCTGCTGCCCGGCAGCCCCGGTTCGACGGTGATCGTGACCAGCCGCCGCATGCTCGGCGGGGTCCCGCAGGCACTGACCGTGCAGCTGAAGGCCCTCAGCTTGCAGGACGGCATCACCATGTTCCGCTCCATCGTCGGCACCGAACGGGCCCAGGACCTGGCGGCAGTTGCCAGAATCGTCCGACTGTGTGGCCTTTTGCCACTCGCGATCGAGGTGGCCGCGCACCGGCTTCACGCCCGCCCCGCCTGGAACCTGGAGACACTCGGCGAGCGCCTGGAACGCGTTCCAGGCCGACTGCGCGAGCTGCACGACGCGGAGCGGGACGTCTCGCGTGTCTTCGCGATGTCCTACGTGACGTTGCCGCCCGCCGAACAGGCAGCCTTCCGTCGCCTGACCTGGCATCCCGGTCCACAGTTCGCTCTGGAGGCGGCGGCCGAACTGCTGGGCCTGCCGCCGGCCGACGCGGAACCGTTGCTGGAGGGCCTCCAGGTCGTCCACCTTCTGCACGAAACCACCGCAGATCACTACAAGTACCATGATCTGCTGGGGGAGTTCGCGCGCTCGCTTGCTCAGCAGCAGGACAGTGACGCGGACCGCGAGGCGGCCATGGACCGGCTCCTGCTGTTCTTCCTGGGCGCCGCCGCCCGAGCCGATCGGTTGGCCTATCCGCGCGTCCTCGCTCCTGCCACGGCGCCGCCGGAACCGCCGGCCCACCTGCCTTTTCGTCCCACAGCGGATGCCGCCCGCGCCTGGTTCCAGAGCACCCGGTCCGTGCTGCTCGACATGGTGGACTACGCGCGTCACCACGGCCGCCCCGAGGCAGCCGCCCAACTCGCCGGCTTCCTCGCCGGTTTCCTCGACGCCGAGGGCTACGGCAGTGACGCACGCACCCTCGCCACACAGGCCGTCACTCACTGGCGTGCCGTGCGGGACAGCGCCTCCTTGTGCCGTTCCCTGCTCAGCCTCGCCGCCGCGTTCAGTCAGGTCAGCCAGTACGGGGCGGCCTGGTCGGCGGCGGAGGAGGGGCTGGGGCTCGCTCGTGGTGCGGGGGACGTGGTGGCGGAGGGGGAGGCGCTGCGAGTTCTTGGGGTGGTGCGGTGGCATGAAGCGGCATATGAGAGTGCCTTGGATCTCTACAGAGCAGCACTGCGCATAAAACTGACGACGAACGACAGCGTCGACATTGCTCGTATGTATAACAACATCGGGATCACCCATAAGTATCTGGGCCACTTCAATGAGGCCATCCACTATGTCGGCACCGCGATCGGAAGGCTTCGTGTGGCCGGTGAGGTGAAGCTTCTGGGTCGAGTGCTGAGTAACCAGGCTGCTGTGTACATCGATGTGCAGAATAAGGAAGATGCGCGCCGTTGTCTTGAAGAAGCTATTCCTTTGCTGAAGGAAACGGGTAACCCTCAGGAAGTGGCGACGGCGAATGCCAACTTGGCCGACGTTCTTGTGCACTTTGGAGAGGCTGCCAGATCTCTGCCGGTCTTTCGTGAAAGCATCTCGGTTTTCCGTGGCCTCCGGGATCAGAAAAGTCAGGCGAGTTGTGTGAACGGGCTCGGTGCCGCTCTTCTCGCATTGGGGCGCCACGGTGAAGCGTTGAACCAATTCGGCGACGCGGCGGAGCTGGCTGCTGAAATCGGCGCCGCTCACGAAGAGACGGTCGCCCGCATCGGGCTCGGGCGGGCGGCGCTCGCCCTGGGGGACGGTGAGACGGCCTGCTCCCAGCTGCACCGGGCGATCTTGCTTGCGGACCGGGCGCAGGATCGAGATGAAGGTGTCCGGGCGCGGGAGTTGCTGGCCAGCACCTATCAATCGATGGGAAATATGCCGGAGGCATATTCCACCCTCAGGGAGGCTCTGGGCTTGATCGGTGATGAATCGAGCACAGAACGTGGGCGGATCGCAACCCTGCTTGCGGCGCTGGGTACGAAGGCTTCAGAATGCTCCTGA
- a CDS encoding tetratricopeptide repeat protein, whose translation MDAVTHSQVRALVARAAGAVPDGAGQQSRQQTELWRHTAHGVLSAFLGTDTRPDPGETGDRPLADVWHHALGHPDDHDAQNACAAALLAQARRRPELMAALVFLTSPDASPVAGDAAPAPSVTRRGPAATPPASTSSTSSTSSTNTIDGDSTFSGPVVQAGQVHGLHIHSVTVNAPAAGGSGAPEAATYVPPRQLPSVPPHFTGRDEDLETLSELLAERRPGAHLLAVISGSAGIGKTTLASAWLHSLQESAFPDGQLYVDLRGHSPEEAATPAEALSLLLRGLGTRSVPSDPEEQLALWRSLTSGRRLAMQLDNALTAAQVRPLIPAGTDGLVVVTSRHRLTGLGVDGFRVHVLEPLGPQAGYALLARIIGPRRAEREHEAAREVVGRCGGLPLAVCLASARLAARPRQPVRALAEALAHDTGPLDALHAEGVPAVRNALNASYAALGWETALLYRRLGVLPTQSFGVGLAAAACDMPYGVAEQRLDELVEASLLDETGPDTYRFHDLVRAHAAETARGSEPEEVHTTAVRRAADWYLAAASAAQRVLTPEQAVLPRTYRYEPAAPPSFTGRADAMSWLDVHRLNLMACVRDSATRSWHATAWQLVDAIWPLVLHLRNYSLWIEAHEIGLAAARADGLPAAVRQMLASGAIGLSAAGRTEDATVWYGEMLTAARAAGDVRDAGQALLGLGACCHERGERTAAEAHLRGAMADWRACGYERGVGLVQTLQGEIALASGEPEAAVELLGRAAACLESVADPHNVARARALRGRALVVAGEHERGFTELHAAHEVFAATGALHWRARTLEMLGESSIERGQLTSGHGYFTQAAALYATTNPADAERLRGRLSDAGDPNAGHSGNGNPDAENQDPEDPDAEDPDAEDPDAENGVGGATAPAGA comes from the coding sequence ATGGACGCGGTCACGCACTCACAGGTACGGGCCCTCGTGGCCCGGGCGGCTGGAGCGGTCCCGGACGGAGCCGGTCAACAGTCCCGTCAACAGACCGAGTTGTGGCGCCACACCGCGCACGGCGTACTGTCCGCCTTCCTCGGCACCGACACCCGCCCCGACCCCGGTGAGACCGGCGACCGCCCCCTCGCCGATGTCTGGCACCACGCCCTCGGCCACCCCGACGACCACGACGCCCAGAACGCCTGCGCCGCCGCGCTCCTCGCTCAGGCCCGCCGACGCCCCGAACTCATGGCCGCCCTGGTCTTCTTGACCTCCCCGGACGCGAGTCCCGTGGCCGGTGACGCCGCACCCGCTCCCTCCGTCACTCGACGAGGCCCGGCCGCCACTCCCCCGGCCTCCACCTCGTCTACCTCGTCCACCTCGTCCACCAACACGATCGACGGTGACTCCACCTTCTCCGGTCCGGTCGTCCAGGCGGGCCAAGTGCACGGACTGCACATCCACTCGGTCACCGTCAACGCTCCGGCGGCCGGTGGGAGTGGCGCACCTGAAGCCGCCACGTACGTCCCACCTCGCCAACTGCCCTCCGTGCCCCCGCACTTCACCGGCCGGGACGAGGACTTGGAGACGCTCTCCGAACTGCTGGCCGAACGCCGCCCGGGAGCACACCTGTTGGCCGTGATCAGCGGATCCGCCGGGATCGGGAAGACCACGCTCGCCTCCGCGTGGCTGCACTCGCTGCAGGAATCGGCGTTCCCCGACGGCCAGTTGTACGTCGACTTGCGCGGCCACTCGCCGGAGGAAGCCGCGACCCCCGCCGAAGCCCTGAGTCTGCTGCTGCGGGGCCTCGGTACCCGGTCCGTGCCCTCGGATCCGGAGGAACAGCTGGCCCTGTGGCGGTCGTTGACCAGCGGGCGCCGTCTCGCCATGCAGCTGGACAACGCGCTCACCGCGGCCCAGGTGCGGCCCCTGATACCGGCCGGGACGGACGGTCTGGTGGTCGTCACCAGCCGGCATCGGCTGACCGGTCTCGGCGTGGACGGGTTCCGGGTCCATGTGCTCGAACCGCTCGGGCCGCAGGCCGGGTACGCGCTGCTCGCGCGCATCATCGGGCCGCGGCGTGCCGAGCGGGAACACGAGGCGGCGCGTGAAGTGGTGGGACGGTGTGGGGGGTTACCGCTCGCGGTCTGTCTGGCCTCGGCGCGGCTCGCCGCCCGGCCACGGCAGCCGGTACGGGCGCTGGCCGAGGCTCTCGCCCACGACACCGGCCCCCTCGACGCCCTCCACGCAGAAGGAGTCCCCGCTGTGCGCAACGCGCTCAACGCCTCGTACGCCGCGCTCGGTTGGGAGACCGCGCTGCTCTACCGGCGCCTCGGGGTGCTCCCGACGCAGAGCTTCGGCGTGGGTCTCGCGGCGGCCGCCTGCGACATGCCGTACGGGGTGGCCGAGCAGCGGCTCGACGAGTTGGTCGAGGCCAGTCTGCTGGACGAGACCGGGCCCGATACGTACCGCTTCCACGATCTCGTACGGGCGCACGCCGCCGAGACCGCGCGCGGGAGCGAGCCGGAGGAGGTGCACACGACGGCGGTGCGGCGGGCCGCGGACTGGTATCTGGCCGCCGCCTCCGCCGCACAGCGCGTCCTCACTCCGGAACAGGCCGTACTGCCGCGCACATACCGGTACGAGCCCGCGGCCCCGCCGTCCTTCACCGGCCGCGCCGACGCGATGTCGTGGCTGGACGTCCACCGCCTCAACCTGATGGCCTGCGTACGGGACTCCGCCACCCGGTCCTGGCATGCAACGGCCTGGCAACTCGTCGATGCCATCTGGCCGTTGGTCCTCCACCTGCGCAACTACAGCCTGTGGATCGAGGCGCACGAGATCGGCCTGGCCGCGGCCCGCGCCGACGGTCTGCCCGCCGCCGTACGGCAGATGCTCGCCTCCGGGGCCATCGGCCTCAGCGCCGCCGGGCGCACCGAGGACGCCACCGTCTGGTACGGGGAGATGCTCACCGCGGCCCGCGCGGCGGGAGACGTACGCGATGCGGGGCAGGCCCTGCTCGGCCTCGGCGCCTGCTGCCACGAACGGGGCGAACGCACCGCCGCCGAGGCGCACTTGCGAGGGGCCATGGCGGACTGGCGTGCGTGCGGGTACGAGCGCGGCGTCGGCCTCGTACAGACGCTTCAGGGAGAGATCGCGCTGGCGAGCGGGGAGCCGGAGGCGGCCGTGGAGCTCCTCGGCCGGGCGGCGGCCTGTCTGGAGTCGGTGGCCGATCCGCACAACGTGGCCCGCGCACGGGCGCTGCGGGGGCGGGCGCTGGTCGTGGCGGGTGAGCACGAGCGCGGGTTCACCGAACTGCACGCGGCCCACGAGGTGTTCGCCGCCACGGGGGCCCTTCACTGGCGGGCGCGGACGCTGGAGATGCTCGGCGAGAGCAGCATCGAGCGCGGCCAACTCACGTCAGGACACGGGTACTTCACGCAGGCGGCCGCGCTGTATGCCACCACCAATCCGGCGGATGCGGAGAGGCTGCGGGGGCGTCTGTCGGATGCCGGGGACCCGAACGCTGGACACTCCGGCAACGGGAACCCGGACGCCGAGAACCAGGACCCCGAGGACCCGGACGCGGAGGACCCGGACGCGGAGGACCCGGACGCCGAGAACGGCGTGGGAGGGGCTACGGCGCCCGCCGGGGCGTGA